The Zymoseptoria tritici IPO323 chromosome 4, whole genome shotgun sequence genome includes the window ACTCAGTCGGGCGATCGGCAGGAAGCGAACTATCACAAACGAGTCCATCCCTCAGATTTCTATACATACGAGTACATCCGCCGAGAGCTTACCGACCGCCACACCCGCGGAAAAGCAGCACCAAACTGGATTGGTCGACCAGAAGCAGGGCACCGATCAGAATTCGAACACAACAACGTCACTCACCAACGTACCCTCAACCTCAAAGACTGTATACCATGGCGTCGATCTAGACGCTACTCTCCCTACAGGTCCAGAAACCGAGCTCCCGACCACAAACCTGCTACGCCGCACGCTCTCCTCTAGCGCAGTCCACTCATCAGACCCCACCGCAGTGAACCCTTCCATTCACCCTCGcaacctctccttctcgctcGCTTCCTCCAGCGTCCTTAGCTGGCCCACCCTtgacgactccgactccgaagatccaatctcctccctccccgcTCAACTCGCCAGCGAAATATACCTCGCCAAAGAAGCCATCCTACTCCGCTCCGCCATCACAGAACTGcactccaccaccgcaaccTGGACGTTCTCACAAATCTCCGCCCTTGACGCCATTCTCGTCAAGTCGACTTCCGACCAGGAGGTTCTAGATGCACTCTACGAGCCGCACCTCCACTCCGTGCGAGAGTGGCAGACGCAGTCGGAAGGTCTGATGAGGAGTGAGAAGGAGAGATTTGAGGAGGCGGggaaggaggtggagacTTTGGCGGCGAAGTTGGAGTATGAGATTGCAGGATTGAGAGGGAGGGTGGAAGATGTCAAGGTTGGGGTGGGAGATTTTGAGAAAGGAGTCAGGAGGGTGGAGGAACGGGTTGGtgagttggagaagatgggaGAGAAGGAAGTGGGGTGGTGTAATGTGATGTGATGTAAGCATAAGTCCATCGTAATGGAGAGGGGATGGACGTCTTGGTGGATTGTTCAATCTGAAAGCCATATGAGGACACCTTTTCGACCCGAGAACATCGCCGGAGAAGTTTGTCGAATGAGCTCCAAACCGATTCGATAGCCGATGCTTCATCGACGCCCTTCACACCAGATCCGGCACCGTCTGCTCGCCCGCCCTCACCCAAGCCCATCAACGAACCCCCTTTCCCAAGCAACCGGCAGCCCACCACGTACAGAGACTGCACCACCTTCCACGAGCCTCTGCACTGCCCTTTCCCATCACTCGTTCACACGTTGCACTCCTGACAGACTATCAAGTCAGTTCACGCAATCAAATCAGCCAGCACACTACCGTCGACTTACGCCATCCCTTCCACAAGTACCACGAACGGGATTACCATTGCCGTCGGGACACGAGCACGAATGCTCCAGGTGCTTTTTGCAAATGGTGGACCTTAGGCAGGTCGCCGGAATAGAGAAGGCCAGCGAGGGAAGCGATTAGGAGATGATTAAAATGCATGTTTGCCGTTTGACCGGAGAGTTGTTTGGACTGATGAGTGGCGTGGAAGATGTCTGCTCCGGCTCGTGTGTGCTTGGCTCGTTGTGTTGACTTTGTCTGCTCCGATTGTGTATAGCTTGTTGCTTCAACTTTGTTGCGAGGAGGGAAAGTATCTCAAGCGATGGTGTTCGCTCTTCTATGTTCTCATTGGTATGTCGATGAGACGAGCGGAAGCGACCTGTGGACACGTCACGTTGGAGTCTCTTCCACTTGTTCAGAGGTATCTTCAGGCCTCATCGATCGGTTCGATTAATGACGAAGTGGCCTTGGGATCCCAGACCCGGACCAGGACGGACAGCATCACAGGCTGCGTCCTGCATATGAGGGTAGCATTTAGCGTCGTAGAGTCCTTCCTGACTGGAGATTGTTGGTGTACGGTGCATTCAAACAAAGATTCGCTTGGAGGAAGTTCAAATTGACACCAGAAACGACAGCTCATTACATTCAATATCCACACTAGAAGCGTTCCTCACATGATCTCATCTCGTTCGATCTGAAAGCCACAATGAGAACACCCTCTCCACTGGGGAGAACTGCATTCCGGAACATCGTAACACCCAGAAAAGCCAGATAAAGCGAATTCAAGCCATTCACTTTAACATGTCGGAATTTGGTGCTCGTCTTCGCTGAACTATCCCGAGGTGACTTGTATAAGCTGATCGACCACTGTATCCTGCGAGCCCGATACTGCATGATGATGACGGGAGCTCGACTCGGAGAGTGGTCGTGGAGCGAGAGCCTGCTGCCGTAAGATTGATCCAATTCAAGGCCCGCCTACCGCCTACCCTACGCGACGGGAAAGCTTCATGTCGGGAAAGACAGGTGCATGGTAACTTCAGGTTGTCAAGAAGTCATGAGACTTAGCGCTTACTGGAGAACCCCTATCGTCTCCATGTTTGTCGCCAGTCGTGTATTGGTCCGGAGGTGCCCAAGAGCTATTCGACGCCTGAGGTCGAATCTTGCTTTACGACCGGAGGGCCGTGCCTCGGGCTTGTTGGCACAGCACATCACTTTGCAATCGCAGTAAAGGATTCTGTAGACGCCGCAGCGAGACGAAGCTGTCAGACTCGTCCCACTCGTTCGAAGGGGCATTGACCATGGACATCGCTGTATCGCTGTCGAGCAAGGACCATGTCGATGAGGCCACCAGGTGCTGGCTGGCAAGTGCGCCGGACTGGGATCTGTTCTCGAGGCCATTGCGAGGGGGCCGTGGGCAGCGCCATTTGTCATTGATTACGATCAAGGTGTATACGAGCACAACAATGTTCATGGCCTGATCTCAGTGATCACGACAtttgttgtcgtcgttgtctTTGTTGGCGGTGTTGCAGGACAGCCAATGCTGCCCTCACTGCCCTCATTCCACTGGTATCCCCTCGTTCTCGTGAGCACTCGAGTCCTGCTTCTGTCCTTTTTTAAAACACGTCCTGCCGTGATACCTGCTCTCGTTCGTAAGCTGTTTCGCTTGCTACACGTACGGCCAACAAGGCGTTCTGCTCGTGTACGGGCTACAGTACGTGACGCAGGACATCTTCGACACTGGCCATGCTGGATCCGGTGGTACAAGTCCTACGTATTGTTACAGGCCCGGCGCAGAAGCGGGATGAATGACACCACCAACGCCAGCTGCAACTGATCTGCTCGCTTTCTGGAGGCCACAGTCTCCCCGACACCACGCAATGCAAACCCATTTCCCTCCACAAACATGCCACAAGTCCTTCTACCGAATGCTAACCCCACTCCTCGTCGTGAACATCCTCGTCGCCACattcatcgccgccaacTCCTGGAACAGCAATTTCGCTGCATACGGAATGATGATCTGCGCAATCTTCGTCTTGTTCTTGCATGGACGACATTCAAACTGCTGTTTCTTGATACTCGCAATGGGCGTCATGAGACCACACAGCTCACAGATGTGCACGCGAAAGGCATCCGACACGTCCAGGAGTCGCTCCTTGAGGAAGGCGCTGGCGCCATGGGCGATCATGCAATCGCGCTCCATCTCTCCGAAACGCAGGCCACCGTCTCTCGCGCGACCTTCCACAGGTTGTCGGGTCAGGATCTGTAGCGGTCCACGGGCACGAGCGTGGATTTTGTCGTCGACCATGTGGCGTAGACGTTGGTAGTATGTCGGACCGAGGAAGACCTGCGCATTCAATTTCTTGCCGGTGTGGCCATTGTACATGACTTCGAATCCACGCTGTTGGAAGCCGTTGGACTTCAGGATCTCAGAGATGGAGGTGACAGTGACTTCGGTGAAAGGTGTGGCGTCACCTTCTTGGCCTTGGAGGGCGCCGACCTTGGAGAGGAGACACTCGATCAAATGGGCGATTGTCATACGGGAGGGAATGGCGTGGggattgatgatgatgtcgggTGTGAGACCATCTGCGGAGAAAGGCATGTCTTCTTGGCGGTAGGTGATACCGATGGTACCCTTTTGTCCGTGACGAGAGGCGAACTTGTCTCCGATTTGTGGCACTTTCGTGACTCGTGTTCGGACCTTGACGAATCGCAGACCTTCGGTGTTGGTTGTGAGAAGTACTTGGTCGACCACACCGTTCTCAGTCGATCTCAAGGGTGTGCTGACATCGCGCTTGACGTGGAGTTTCGTTCTCTGTCCGAGCTCCTCGGCATCTGGAGGCATAGGCGCGGTCTTTCCGATAAGGATGTCAGTACCGGATACACGAGCACCAGGACTGATGATGCCGTCTTCGTCTAGCTTGTCGTATGTGCCGTGTTGCATGCGCATGGTATCCGATCGGGTGGGCTTCTCGAAGGACTCGACCACACTCATGCCCACGCGCTTCTCCTGGTCCATGTACGCGCGGTAGAACAGCGATCTGAAGAGACCACGATCGATACTGCTTTGGTTCATGATCACGGAATCTTCCTGGTTGTAACCGGAGTAGCAAGCAATCGCCACAATGGCATTCTGGCCGGCGGGCAAGTCTCGAAACTTTAAGAACTCCATACTTCGTGTGGTTGCAAGAGGTTTTTGTGGATAGTAGAGGACATTTGCCATGGTATCCATTCGTACGTTGTAGTTTGTCAACGTGACACCCATGGCTTGCTTTCCCATGGCGGACTGTTCGATTGATTAGCTGAAGCTCATATTTGGGGGCAGATAGGCGCGATACTTGCCTGATACGTGTTGCGAGGACTCTGGTTGTGATCTGGGAAGGGGATGATGCTGGCACAAATGCCCAGAATCATCGCAGGATGAATCTCGCAATGTGTGTATGTCCGGACTTGTGGGTTCGGTTTCGGCTTGATCCGTCGATGCGGGTCGACCTTGAGTTCCTCGACGGCCATGCCATTGCGCATGACTCTGTGCTCTTCAAGATCCTCAGGCGTCATGATGATCAtggcgacttcttcttcctcagcGTCAAGGTACTCGACCACTCCGCTGGTGACCAGACCCTTCCAACCGAAGAGCTGCTGCTCGCGATCTTCTTCACTAACGCCTTCAAGCGAGGCGAGAAGTTCTTGATCTTGGTGAAGTCTCTCAACATGATCTTGTTTCAGCATAAGAGTGCCCGGCTCCAATGATTTGGGGTTGTTGTCCACCACGAAAAGAGGCCGGCAGACACGTCCAGCGTCTGTGAAGACTCGAATTTCGCGCTCGCGCACGTCTCGAATGATGGTGACTTCGAAACTGAGAAGACCCTTTCGTCGGAGTTGCCGTAAAGTCTCTGTGAGCTGTCCGGCACTTTTGTGTACACCCACCCAGGTACCGTTCAGGAAGACCTTGGTCGCATCCTTGACCTGGTTCGGATCGTGTTCCTCGAGAAGGTCCATTCCACGTTGCCGCATGAAGTCAACGATAGGCTCGCCGGGCGTTCCAACGGTTACATAGCACATCAGAGACAAGTTCTTTACCAGACCACAAGCTTGTCCTTCGGGCGTTTCGGCCGGGCAGACGAGACCCCAGTGAGTGTTGTGCAGTTGTCTCGGCTTCGCAATCTTGCCGTCACGACCGATGGGGGTGTTCGTTCGCCGCAAATGACTCAAGGTCGAGGCGTAGGTGTATCTGTTCAGCACTTGACTCACACCAGCTTTTGCGCTTGCGGCCTTCTTTTGGTCACCCCAATTTCCAGTCGCCAGGCAGTATCGCAAACCCGATGTGATGATATTTGTCTTGACCGCGAGCGCAATGTTGAAGTCCTTACCAGTCTCCACGCATCGGTGGAGGTACTGCCTCATGTCCTTCACCAACTGTTGGAACTTCAAACGGAAAACCTGCGCCATCAAAGGTCCTGCCAAATCGAGACGCTTCTTTCCGAAATGATCACGATCGTCTTCCTCAGTCCGTCCAAGCGCACACTGAAGCATGCGATTGACCATGTATCCCAGGAAGaacgccttcttcgtctcacTGCCCTCTTCTTGCGAGATGTGAGGCAAGAACTCCTTTTGCATGATATCTCGTGCGTATCGGATACGGCGATCCTTGGTGCCCTGCTGCTGTCCACGTCTTCCAATATGATCCAGCGCGACGTCATGGTCCTGAATCACGAATGCCTCTTCCAAACAAGGCTTGAGCTTCTCTCGCATTTGTGTATCCTCCTCTGGACAGATATGTGCCAGGATATCCTCGTCGGAAACTACACCCATCGCACGGAAAACAATAGCGATGGGCACATCGGCCCTGATGTATGGGAGGGAGACTTTAATGGTCTGTCCAGAATGCTGAGCTGCCACTGCTTGATTGCAGAGCTTGACCTGCATCGAGCTGATCAAGCGTGTTCCTCGCTCGACGGCACTTCGCAGCTCCGCCACAACCGGTGTGTTTGTGCCCTTCTTTCGGAAAACCTGAACGATGTTTGCAGCACTCCGCTCTTGTGCGATCAACACCTTCTCACTACCGTTGATGATGAAATATCCTCCCTGATCGAATGGGCATTCTTGGAAAGCATAAAGCTCTGCTTCGCTTCGATTCCTCAATGCGCAGATCTTCGACTTCAGCATGACTGGCAGCTTTCCAATGAAGACTTGATCGATAGCCTGCTTGGGATTGTCGGGGTCTTCCTCCCAGACCGTCTCCACTGTGCCGTCCCAGTTCGGTGGCGCTACCCACATGCCCTGATCCTCGTCGTAGTGTCCACCCAGTGCTCTTTCTCGCGCCAGTTGTGTTGTCTTCTCCAGCTTGATGAACATGGGTGATGAATAAGTCAAATTCCGTAGACGAGCCTCGTGAGGGTGCATGGCCCTCGTGCTACCGTCGCCCTCGGTCATGGCTGCTTGGCTGACCGTAAGAGTCCCGAGCTTGATACTCGAGCGCTTCTTCACGATCGGCATACCGCTTTCTTCGTCCAGTCCAGCCAGGTTCTGATCAATCACAATCGCTGGCTGGTCGTCCACGATCTGCTGCATTGTCGTGCTAGCGAATTCATCGAACGAGTCCAATTGCTGGGAGACCAGACCCTTTTCATCGAAGAAAGAGTGGATAACCGTCCAGCAATCCTCGGCCGTGATCATGGTGCTGTCGTCCCACgtgccttcctcctccgccatcatcGCATCTCCACCGAAGTCGCCCATCTTTCACTGCTGAGCCCCTGTCAAAGCGGCCTGATTGGCAATGTCCGTCTGCTTTCGCTCTGCCAATTCCAGAATTCGGCGGTGCTAGGGGCGCGACAACAACCCGTGGCGGAGGCGC containing:
- a CDS encoding DNA-directed RNA polymerase II subunit RPB2 → MITAEDCWTVIHSFFDEKGLVSQQLDSFDEFASTTMQQIVDDQPAIVIDQNLAGLDEESGMPIVKKRSSIKLGTLTVSQAAMTEGDGSTRAMHPHEARLRNLTYSSPMFIKLEKTTQLARERALGGHYDEDQGMWVAPPNWDGTVETVWEEDPDNPKQAIDQVFIGKLPVMLKSKICALRNRSEAELYAFQECPFDQGGYFIINGSEKVLIAQERSAANIVQVFRKKGTNTPVVAELRSAVERGTRLISSMQVKLCNQAVAAQHSGQTIKVSLPYIRADVPIAIVFRAMGVVSDEDILAHICPEEDTQMREKLKPCLEEAFVIQDHDVALDHIGRRGQQQGTKDRRIRYARDIMQKEFLPHISQEEGSETKKAFFLGYMVNRMLQCALGRTEEDDRDHFGKKRLDLAGPLMAQVFRLKFQQLVKDMRQYLHRCVETGKDFNIALAVKTNIITSGLRYCLATGNWGDQKKAASAKAGVSQVLNRYTYASTLSHLRRTNTPIGRDGKIAKPRQLHNTHWGLVCPAETPEGQACGLVKNLSLMCYVTVGTPGEPIVDFMRQRGMDLLEEHDPNQVKDATKVFLNGTWVGVHKSAGQLTETLRQLRRKGLLSFEVTIIRDVREREIRVFTDAGRVCRPLFVVDNNPKSLEPGTLMLKQDHVERLHQDQELLASLEGVSEEDREQQLFGWKGLVTSGVVEYLDAEEEEVAMIIMTPEDLEEHRVMRNGMAVEELKVDPHRRIKPKPNPQVRTYTHCEIHPAMILGICASIIPFPDHNQSPRNTYQATMGVTLTNYNVRMDTMANVLYYPQKPLATTRSMEFLKFRDLPAGQNAIVAIACYSGYNQEDSVIMNQSSIDRGLFRSLFYRAYMDQEKRVGMSVVESFEKPTRSDTMRMQHGTYDKLDEDGIISPGARVSGTDILIGKTAPMPPDAEELGQRTKLHVKRDVSTPLRSTENGVVDQVLLTTNTEGLRFVKVRTRVTKVPQIGDKFASRHGQKGTIGITYRQEDMPFSADGLTPDIIINPHAIPSRMTIAHLIECLLSKVGALQGQEGDATPFTEVTVTSISEILKSNGFQQRGFEVMYNGHTGKKLNAQVFLGPTYYQRLRHMVDDKIHARARGPLQILTRQPVEGRARDGGLRFGEMERDCMIAHGASAFLKERLLDVSDAFRVHICELCGLMTPIASIKKQQFECRPCKNKTKIAQIIIPYAAKLLFQELAAMNVATRMFTTRSGVSIR